One Saccharomyces kudriavzevii IFO 1802 strain IFO1802 genome assembly, chromosome: 7 DNA segment encodes these proteins:
- the AZR1 gene encoding azole transporter (similar to Saccharomyces cerevisiae AZR1 (YGR224W)) gives MTDSRSTKGSAKACSMSDLSFKSEKEQNQQQKQQFAVSQVSMHTAAEQDAASALENRNAKHSARENSALPKGFVLYASLTALALSLFLAALDTMIVSTIIEEVAKQFGSYSEIGWLFTGYSLPNALLALIWGRIATPIGFKRTMLFAIVIFEVGSLISALANSMNVLIGGRVIAGVGGCGIQSLSFVIGSNLVEESNRGVLIAILSCSFAIASVVGPFLGGVFTSRVTWRWCFYINLPIGGLTFFLFLMFCNPDPHTFQETVRNILRIPSQLIEFVRKVGHHLSKVKELGKRTSWKILLTELVFMYDIIEFVLCTAGFTSILLAFTFGGNRYAWDSAEIIVLFVIGVILVILAAVYDFFVFPKFDVVKTAPRYQPLMSWRNIKRPGIFTVNIALFLLCTGYISQFTYIVQYFQLIYNDSAWKAAVHLVACIIPTVITSVVCGVITDKTRQIKPIIVISSILGVVGAGLLTLLNNSASNSAHIGLLILPGIAFGGLMQSSMLASQIQLDKESPTFHSDFVSITTFSTFSKNLGQALGGVISNTVFSAAAVNKLHKSNIELPGGSTANNLVVYRQTHFDGSHSKLGNIISASLTDVFYTALGFYGLSFVFAVFASGKKVAVKPIRVKDDLEKGEGINDKSKEKQ, from the coding sequence ATGACGGACAGCCGCTCAACGAAAGGCTCAGCTAAAGCTTGCAGCATGAGCGACCTCTCGTTCaagagtgaaaaagaacagaatcagcaacaaaaacaacaatTTGCCGTGAGTCAGGTGTCCATGCATACAGCAGCAGAACAAGATGCGGCCTCAGCACTCGAGAATAGGAATGCAAAGCATAGCGCCAGAGAAAATTCCGCATTGCCCAAAGGATTCGTTTTGTATGCATCTTTAACGGCGCTGGCTTTATCATTGTTCCTGGCCGCTTTAGATACCATGATAGTTTCCACAATCATTGAAGAGGTCGCCAAGCAGTTCGGTTCGTACTCGGAGATCGGTTGGCTATTTACTGGGTATAGTTTACCAAACGCACTGTTAGCGTTGATATGGGGGAGGATTGCTACGCCCATCGGGTTCAAGAGGACTATGTTGTTTGCTATAGTCATTTTCGAAGTCGGATCGTTGATCTCTGCACTAGCCAACTCAATGAACGTGCTTATCGGCGGTAGGGTTATTGCTGGCGTTGGTGGCTGTGGTATTCAAAGTTTGTCGTTCGTCATTGGCTCGAATTTGGTGGAGGAATCGAATAGAGGTGTACTGATTGCCATCTTGAGCTGTTCCTTTGCTATCGCATCAGTGGTTGGGCCTTTCCTCGGAGGAGTTTTTACTTCCAGGGTCACATGGAGATGGTGTTTCTACATTAATCTACCAATCGGTGGTTTAACCTTTTTCctatttttgatgttttgtAACCCAGATCCGCATACATTTCAAGAAACGGTGCGTAACATCCTTAGGATCCCATCACAATTAATAGAATTTGTGCGTAAAGTAGGACATCACTTGTCGAAAGTCAAAGAACTGGGCAAGAGAACCAGCTGGAAAATTCTGTTGACGGAATTGGTTTTCATGTATGATATTATCGAATTTGTGCTTTGTACAGCAGGGTTCACAAGCATCTTATTGGCTTTCACGTTTGGTGGCAACCGATACGCTTGGGACTCCGCTGAAATTATAGTTCTTTTTGTCATCGGTGTCATCCTGGTAATTTTAGCCGCTGTTTATGATTTCTTCGTATTCCCCAAGTTCGACGTAGTGAAAACAGCACCACGTTATCAGCCACTAATGTCATGGAGAAATATAAAGAGACCAGGTATTTTTACAGTCAACATAGcccttttccttctttgcACAGGATACATTAGTCAATTCACGTACATTGtacaatattttcaattgattTACAACGACTCCGCATGGAAAGCCGCCGTACACCTGGTCGCCTGTATCATTCCTACCGTCATCACATCCGTAGTCTGTGGGGTCATCACCGACAAGACACGCCAAATAAAGCCTATCATTGTCATTTCAAGCATTCTTGGTGTGGTTGGTGCAGGATTGCTAACTCTATTGAATAATAGCGCAAGTAACTCAGCTCATATTGGCCTTCTGATCTTACCGGGCATTGCCTTCGGTGGATTGATGCAGAGTTCCATGCTCGCTTCTCAAATTCAATTAGACAAGGAAAGCCCAACTTTCCACTCAGATTTTGTCTCTATCACAACTTTTAGTACcttttccaagaatttaGGTCAAGCTCTGGGCGGTGTCATCTCTAATACGGTTTTCAGTGCTGCTGCCGTAAACAAATTACACAAGTCCAATATTGAACTGCCTGGTGGCAGCACGGCAAATAATCTGGTAGTCTATAGGCAAACTCACTTTGATGGATCCCATTCCAAATTGGGGAATATCATTTCGGCATCTCTCACTGATGTCTTTTACACGGCGTTGGGATTTTATGGACTATCGTTCGTTTTTGCGGTTTTTGCTTCAGGCAAAAAGGTTGCAGTTAAACCAATACGAGTAAAGGATGATCTAGAAAAGGGAGAAGGCATAAACGATaaatccaaagaaaaacaatga
- the HSV2 gene encoding phosphatidylinositol-3,5-bisphosphate binding protein HSV2 (similar to Saccharomyces cerevisiae HSV2 (YGR223C); ancestral locus Anc_5.105): MDVRQPIREAVNNRRKPKFLSVSFNQDDSCFSVALENGFRIFNTDPLTNKLSKTFKESLANQSRGTGIGYTRMLYRTNYIALVGGGKRPRHALNKLIIWDDLLQKETITLKFMSSIKDVFLSRIHIVVVLENTIEIFQFQTNPQRICPILDIPSNGSVDYVVCSSKHLQSQTSSQSQSKIVEIIAFPSSKCIGQIQVADLSQIKHNSQNPTESALLPTSIIKAHKNQIKLVRINHQGTMVATCSVQGTLIRIFSTHNGSLIKEFRRGMDKADIYELSFSPNGSKLAALSNKQTLHVFQIFETDNGDTKSHDHSHDNGTSHPLKNYIPKGLWRPKYLDSVWSICNVHLKNPVFDAHRSANSGDATHDNGFYKDRCKIGWCRDVNNQDQDDSMVLVWQNSGIWEKFVILEKEQQQVSSKTHYSLEESLRNDDSRPVHEPTRWELLRESWREL, from the coding sequence ATGGATGTTCGTCAACCTATAAGAGAAGCCGTCAATAACAGAAGGAAACCGAAATTCTTGAGTGTCTCGTTCAACCAAGATGATTCGTGTTTCAGCGTTGCATTAGAGAATGGATTCCGCATCTTCAATACGGATCCATTGACCAACAAGCTGTCAAAAACATTTAAGGAGTCTTTGGCCAATCAATCCAGGGGCACCGGGATTGGCTACACCAGAATGCTCTATCGTACAAACTACATTGCCCTTGTTGGAGGTGGTAAAAGGCCGAGGCATGCCCTGAATAAGCTCATCATTTGGGATGATCTTTTGCAAAAGGAGACGATAACTTTGAAGTTCATGTCTTCTATCAAAGATGTTTTCCTGTCCAGGATCCATATTGTAGTGGTGCTGGAAAACACCATAGAAATCTTCCAATTTCAAACAAACCCGCAAAGAATTTGTCCCATTCTGGATATTCCTTCCAATGGATCCGTGGACTATGTAGTTTGTAGCAGTAAACACCTCCAATCACAAACCTCATCTCAATCACAGTCCAAGATCGTGGAAATCATTGCATTCCCATCGAGTAAGTGTATAGGCCAGATTCAGGTAGCCGATCTGTCACAAATAAAGCATAATTCTCAGAACCCGACAGAATCAGCACTTTTACCTACCTCCATCATTAAAGCTCACAAGAATCAGATCAAGCTGGTCAGGATAAACCATCAGGGTACCATGGTAGCCACGTGTTCTGTCCAAGGTACTCTAATAAGAATATTCAGCACACATAATGGCAGTTTAATCAAAGAGTTCAGAAGAGGCATGGACAAGGCGGACATTTACGAATTGAGCTTCAGTCCCAACGGTAGCAAGCTAGCGGCGCTGTCAAATAAGCAAACGTTGCATGtcttccaaatttttgaaacagaCAATGGCGACACGAAATCACATGATCACTCGCACGACAATGGTACGAGTCATccgttgaaaaattacataCCAAAGGGTTTGTGGAGACCTAAATACTTGGACTCCGTGTGGTCAATATGTAAtgttcatttgaaaaatccagTTTTTGACGCTCATAGAAGTGCTAATAGTGGCGATGCAACGCACGACAATGGGTTTTACAAGGACAGATGCAAGATTGGTTGGTGTCGGGATGTCAATAACCAAGATCAAGATGATTCGATGGTTCTGGTGTGGCAAAACTCTGGAATATGGGAAAAATTTGtcattttggaaaaggagCAACAGCAAGTCTCATCGAAAACGCATTATTCATTGGAAGAAAGTTTAAGAAACGATGATTCGAGACCAGTGCATGAGCCAACCAGATGGGAACTGTTGAGAGAATCGTGGAGAGAACTTTaa
- the CRM1 gene encoding exportin CRM1 (similar to Saccharomyces cerevisiae CRM1 (YGR218W); ancestral locus Anc_5.111), with translation MEGILNFSSDLDINLLDQVVTTFYQGSGVQQKQAQEILTKFQDNPDAWQKADQILQFSTNPQSKFIALSILDKLITRKWKLLPNDHRIGIRNFLVGMIISMCQDDEVFKTQKNLINKSDLTLVQILKQEWPQNWPEFIPELIGSSSSSVNVCENNMIVLKLLSEEVFDFSAEQMTQAKALHLKNSMSKEFEQIFKLCFQVLEQGSSTSLIVATLESLLRYLHWIPYRYIYETNILELLSTKFMTSPDTRAITLKCLTEVSNLKIPQDNDLIKKQTVLFFQNTLQQIATNVMPVTADLKATYATANGNDQSFLQDLAMFLTTYLARNRVLLESDESLRELLLNAHQYLIQLSKIEERELFKTTLDYWHNLVADLFYEVQRLPATEMSPLIQLSVGSQAISTGSGALNPEYMKRFPLKKHIYEEICSQLRLVIIENMVRPEEVLVVENDEGEIVREFVKESDTIQLYKSEREVLVYLTHLNVIDTEEIMISKLARQIDGSEWSWHNINTLSWAIGSISGTMSEDTEKRFVVTVIKDLLDLTVKKRGKDNKAVVASDIMYVVGQYPRFLKAHWNFLRTVILKLFEFMHETHEGVQDMACDTFIKIVQKCKYHFVIQQPRESEPFIQTIIRDIQKTTADLQPQQVHTFYKACGIIISEERSVAERNRLLSDLMQLPNMAWDTIVEQSTANPSLLLDSETVKIIANIIKTNVAVCTSMGADFYPQLGHIYYNMLQLYRAVSSMISAQVATDGLIATKTPKVRGLRTIKKEILKLVETYISKARNLDDVVKVLVEPLLNAVLEDYMNNVPDARDAEVLNCMTTVVEKVGHMIPQGVILILQSVFECTLDMINKDFTEYPEHRVEFYKLLKVINEKSFAAFLELPPAAFKLFVDAICWAFKHNNRDVEVSGLQIALDLVKNIERMGNVPFANEFYKNYFFVFVSETFFVLTDSDHKSGFSKQALLLMKLISFVYDNKIPVPLYQETEVPQGTSNQVYLNQYLANMLSNAFPHLTSQQIASFLSALTKQYKDLVVFKGTLRDFLVQIKEVGGDPTDYLFAEDKENALMEQNKIEREKAAKIGGLLKPSELDD, from the coding sequence ATGGAAGgaattttaaatttttccaGTGATTTAGACATCAATTTGTTAGATCAGGTGGTAACAACTTTCTATCAAGGATCCGGTGTCCAGCAAAAACAAGCTCAGGAGATCTTGACGAAATTTCAAGATAATCCTGATGCTTGGCAAAAGGCTGATCAAATTCTCCAATTCTCAACCAATCCGCAATCGAAGTTTATTGCCCTATCCATCCTTGATAAACTAATTACTAGAAAATGGAAACTGTTGCCGAATGATCATAGAATTGGAATTAGGAACTTCCTTGTCGGTATGATTATTTCCATGTGCCAAGACGatgaagttttcaaaacacAAAAAAACCTGATCAATAAATCAGATCTAACCTTAGTTCAAATCTTAAAACAAGAATGGCCTCAAAATTGGCCCGAATTTATTCCTGAACTAATTGGAAGCTCGAGCTCCTCTGTCAATGTTTGCGAAAACAACATGATTGTCTTGAAGTTGTTATCCGAAGAagtctttgatttttctgcGGAACAAATGACTCAAGCTAAAGCTTTACATTTAAAAAACTCAATGTCCAAAGAGTTCGAacagattttcaaattatgTTTCCAAGTCTTAGAACAAGGTTCTTCAACCTCTTTAATAGTGGCTACTTTGGAATCCTTACTGAGATATTTGCATTGGATTCCCTACCGTTATATTTACGaaacaaatattttggaaCTATTAAGTACCAAATTCATGACATCCCCTGATACAAGAGCAATCACATTGAAATGTTTGACGGAAGTTTCAAATCTAAAGATTCCACAGGATAATgatttgataaagaaacaaactgtacttttctttcaaaacacTCTACAACAAATCGCCACAAATGTCATGCCTGTTACGGCTGATCTGAAGGCAACTTATGCGACTGCTAATGGTAATGATCAATCTTTCCTTCAGGATTTGGCAATGTTTTTAACTACCTACTTGGCTCGTAATAGAGTGTTATTGGAGAGTGATGAATCCCTAAGAGAGTTATTATTGAACGCACATCAATACTTGATTCAATTAtccaaaattgaagaaaggGAGTTATTTAAGACGACTCTGGATTATTGGCATAATTTGGTAGCGGATCTATTTTATGAAGTTCAGCGTTTGCCCGCTACTGAAATGAGTCCATTGATACAATTATCAGTCGGCTCACAAGCCATATCGACTGGATCTGGCGCTCTAAACCCAGAATATATGAAGAGATTTCCCTTGAAAAAACACATCTACGAAGAAATTTGCTCGCAATTGAGATTAGtcattattgaaaatatggTAAGACCGGAGGAAgttcttgttgttgaaaatgatgaagggGAAATTGTTAGAGAATTTGTCAAGGAGTCGGATACTATCCAACTATACAAGTCGGAAAGAGAAGTTCTTGTATATTTGACCCACTTAAATGTTATTGATACTGAAGAAATCATGATCAGTAAATTGGCAAGACAAATTGATGGGTCAGAATGGTCATGGCACAATATTAACACATTATCTTGGGCTATTGGTTCTATATCCGGTACGATGAGCGAAGATACCGAAAAAAGATTCGTGGTCACTGTTATCAAAGATTTGCTAGATTTAACGGTAAAGAAAAGGGGAAAAGATAACAAAGCCGTTGTTGCATCGGATATTATGTACGTAGTGGGCCAATATCCTAGATTTTTGAAGGCTCATTGGAATTTTTTAAGAACAGTCATattgaaactttttgaGTTCATGCATGAAACTCATGAAGGTGTTCAGGATATGGCATGTGACACATTCATCAAGattgttcaaaaatgtaaGTACCATTTCGTTATTCAACAACCTCGTGAATCTGAACCATTCATTCAAACGATAATCAGAGACATTCAAAAGACAACTGCTGACCTGCAGCCGCAACAGGTTCATACTTTTTACAAAGCTTGTGGTATCATCATTTCCGAAGAGAGGAGTGTAGCGGAAAGAAATAGGTTATTAAGTGATTTAATGCAACTGCCAAATATGGCTTGGGATACTATAGTGGAACAATCTACGGCAAACCCATCATTGCTACTAGATTCTGAAACCGTCAAAATCATCGcaaatattataaaaaCGAATGTCGCTGTCTGCACTTCAATGGGCGCCGATTTCTACCCACAATTAGGTCACATTTATTACAACATGCTTCAATTATACAGAGCTGTTTCCTCAATGATTTCTGCTCAAGTGGCCACAGATGGTTTGATTGCCACAAAGACTCCAAAGGTCCGTGGTTTAAGAACCattaagaaagaaatcCTGAAGCTCGTTGAAACTTATATATCTAAAGCCAGAAATTTGGATGATGTTGTTAAAGTGTTAGTGGAACCCTTATTGAATGCTGTTTTGGAAGATTATATGAATAATGTTCCAGATGCAAGAGATGCTGAAGTGCTTAACTGTATGACCACCGTGGTAGAAAAGGTGGGCCATATGATCCCACAAGGTGTCATTTTAATTTTACAAAGTGTGTTTGAATGTACCTTGGATATGATTAACAAGGATTTCACAGAATATCCAGAGCATCGAGTAGAGTTTTACAAATTATTAAAGGtcattaatgaaaaatcctTCGCTGCATTTTTGGAATTACCTCCTGCTGCGTTCAAATTATTTGTTGATGCTATTTGCTGGGCGTTCAAACACAACAATAGGGATGTTGAAGTTAGTGGTTTACAGATTGCATTGGATCTAGTGAAAAACATAGAAAGAATGGGCAACGTCCCATTTGCTAATGAATtctacaaaaattatttctttgttttcgtCAGCGAAACATTTTTTGTCTTAACCGATTCCGATCACAAGTCCGGGTTTTCTAAGCAAGCTCTTTTATTAATGAAGTTAATCTCGTTTGTTTATGATAATAAGATCCCGGTACCATTATATCAAGAAACTGAGGTGCCACAAGGAACTTCAAATCAAGTTTATCTGAACCAATATTTGGCTAACATGCTAAGTAACGCATTCCCTCACTTGACATCTCAACAAATTGCAAGTTTCTTATCCGCATTAACAAAACAATATAAAGACCTAGTAGTCTTCAAGGGTACCTTGAGAGACTTTTTGGTACAAATCAAAGAAGTCGGAGGTGACCCAACTGATTATTTGTTTGCcgaagataaagaaaatgctcTAAtggaacaaaataaaatagaaagagaaaaagctGCTAAGATTGGTGGATTACTAAAACCTTCCGAACTTGATGACTAG
- the TOS2 gene encoding Tos2p (similar to Saccharomyces cerevisiae TOS2 (YGR221C) and SKG6 (YHR149C); ancestral locus Anc_5.107): MSSYYHHTANSSWHKKEVIPEKSRISPTSLQRKTDCTGSNCKVTKSSSSNVTVAVAVAVPIGAILTILSIVLIVVYIRSRKHSLMKNLDPNSEGDLYYLPKMDSSMNSAKSETSATEKRFIYDSYEDFLKPSADNSQSFKDYVRKIHERAPATYNIASLASQNNSKISFFSKRANPSNRVFAKSIENSETLPTVSLICLDTEDDCDQRRSSFDIKRKPRINYNNSQLQLHQTKSDELEPQLSKEEEESMERIRSIYNIYFEKSNSTIQSSASSLQRDSKPIVVSEINSMKMNSQDNLNDTTLAEQTQFEGVDAKESDSSSTPSDRYEDATEYLQLSTPQNAKQIASSGYSEIPFKDKNLSKPTLSLTMPLFNATSTRVASSIYSDVVGKGQLDSSKVPIRVPPLEIPVRPIPKHAQQYPVYHPNGKTQGNNNCYYYNYSPSLLEHPQTFESMRDLPTPTQLAYSTSSRSLTSFKGRPKPSNAVKYIPTLSLNGTALNPMDHPEMFYGTCTEIPSAAYLTEQACMPLPHQLRQSIVMTNPADLSVRARYKPAGSLSHLMRAQHLPGSSLATITSSFLSQPSPMIPKVINVRVSGLLDDSDILQPPSMGEILPFNASADDLRKQLGSSHNYEIIP, encoded by the coding sequence ATGTCCAGTTATTACCATCATACAGCAAATAGCTCTTGGCACAAAAAAGAGGTTATACCAGAGAAGTCTCGCATATCGCCGACTTCTCTTCAGAGGAAAACCGACTGCACAGGCTCGAATTGCAAAGTGACTAAGAGCTCGTCTTCTAATGTCACTGTTGCTGTGGCAGTGGCGGTCCCCATTGGTGCTATTCTTACAATACTATCCATCGTTTTAATAGTAGTATATATAAGAAGCAGAAAGCACTCCctgatgaaaaacttaGACCCGAATTCTGAGGGTGACTTATACTATTTACCAAAGATGGATTCATCCATGAATTCTGCAAAGTCAGAGACCAGTGCCacagaaaaaagattcATTTATGACTCTTACGAAGATTTTCTGAAGCCGTCGGCGGATAATTCacaatctttcaaagattatGTGAGAAAAATTCATGAGAGAGCTCCCGCCACTTATAATATTGCTTCACTAGCTTCACAAAATAACAGTAAAATATCGTTTTTCTCCAAGCGTGCCAACCCTTCGAACAGGGTTTTCGCCAAGtcaattgaaaattcaGAGACATTACCGACAGTGTCACTGATATGCTTAGACACCGAGGATGATTGCGATCAGAGGCGTTCAAGTTTCGATATTAAGAGAAAACCAAGAATCAATTACAATAATAGCCAGCTTCAGTTACATCAGACAAAGTCTGATGAGCTGGAACCACAGTTGTcgaaggaagaagaagaaagtatGGAAAGAATAAGAAGCATTTATAACATTTACTTCGAGAAAAGTAACAGCACAATACAATCATCGGCTTCTTCGCTGCAGCGTGACTCCAAACCAATTGTCGTTTCGGAAATAAATAGTATGAAGATGAACTCCCAAGACAACTTGAACGATACTACATTAGCTGAACAAACTCAATTTGAAGGCGTAGATGCCAAAGAAAGTGATTCCAGTTCTACACCTAGTGACAGGTATGAGGACGCGACAGAGTATTTGCAATTATCAACACCGCAAAATGCCAAACAAATTGCATCCTCCGGTTATTCTGAAATACCATTTAAAGAcaaaaatctttccaaaCCCACTTTATCCCTTACAATGCCATTATTCAATGCTACTTCAACGAGAGTTGCCTCATCAATATATTCTGATGTGGTCGGAAAAGGTCAACTTGATTCCTCTAAAGTGCCTATACGGGTCCCCCCACTGGAGATTCCGGTTCGACCAATTCCTAAACACGCACAGCAATACCCCGTGTATCATCCAAATGGCAAAACCCAAGGTAATAACAACTGCTACTACTATAATTATAGCCCATCACTATTAGAACATCCTCAAACTTTTGAGAGTATGAGAGATTTGCCAACGCCAACTCAACTCGCGTATTCAACCTCCTCGCGTTCACTGACTTCATTTAAAGGCAGGCCTAAGCCTTCAAATGCGGTGAAATACATACCAACTCTTAGCCTCAATGGGACGGCATTGAATCCGATGGACCATCCAGAAATGTTTTATGGTACATGCACGGAAATACCGTCAGCAGCATATTTAACGGAACAAGCTTGCATGCCTCTTCCGCACCAACTTAGGCAAAGTATCGTTATGACTAACCCAGCAGACCTTTCCGTGAGAGCCCGTTATAAACCAGCAGGATCTTTGAGCCATTTAATGAGAGCCCAACACCTTCCCGGCAGCTCACTTGCTACTATCACGTCATCTTTTTTATCTCAGCCGTCACCAATGATACCGAAAGTAATCAACGTTCGCGTTAGTGGGTTATTGGATGACTCTGATATTTTGCAGCCGCCTAGTATGGGCGAGATCTTACCCTTTAATGCCTCTGCAGACGACCTAAGGAAGCAACTGGGTTCATCCCATAATTACGAAATAATACCATAA
- the PET54 gene encoding Pet54p (similar to Saccharomyces cerevisiae PET54 (YGR222W); ancestral locus Anc_5.106), translating into MKTSTKAIKRVLDHLQSTGRVLGTVEPRNSATLTEEATFNGGQQQLQGGKSIVLQYRSYNPYLVKEDFISILPENLYKNRGQFTNELDFQLIKVRDPKYFKFKDQYNLLFNDHNSLTEYANLTKLSRINKVRVKMTPLVQPLATMMRKFQRYSKNLYNAFQSSERYFEGLNERTDITNETNVSQLLNIHESIRELESKSVVVWNLPTQLRSYDVLNYFWFYNIRSSFKIYWDDEMKRNLRFISFENSDDAYRFKRNYHGLLAKELLNLPKSEGAIDDATETGSDMDTSKVLVDYLSE; encoded by the coding sequence ATGAAGACCTCTACCAAGGCCATCAAACGAGTTCTGGATCATCTGCAATCCACCGGGAGGGTGCTTGGCACCGTAGAGCCGAGAAATTCTGCCACACTAACTGAAGAAGCAACGTTTAATGGTGGTCAACAGCAATTGCAGGGCGGGAAATCCATTGTGCTACAATATAGAAGTTACAATCCATATTTGGTGAAGGAGGATTTTATATCGATTCTGCCAGAAAACCTATACAAAAATAGGGGCCAATTTACCAATGAGCTTGACTTCCAGCTGATTAAAGTAAGGGACCCtaaatatttcaaattcaaggaTCAGTATAACTTGTTGTTTAATGATCATAACTCACTGACTGAGTACGCAAACCTAACGAAACTCTCACGAATAAACAAAGTCAGGGTGAAAATGACGCCATTGGTGCAGCCCTTGGCCACCATGATGaggaaatttcaaagatacTCCAAAAATCTATACAACGCATTTCAATCATCTGAGCGATATTTTGAAGGGTTAAACGAAAGAACTGATATTACCAACGAAACAAATGTAAGTCAATTATTGAATATCCATGAATCTATTCGAGAACTTGAAAGTAAATCCGTGGTAGTTTGGAATTTACCTACCCAGTTGCGATCGTACGATGTACTAAATTACTTTTGGTTTTACAATATAAGATCAAGCTTTAAAATATACTGGGATGATGAGATGAAGAGAAATCTACGATTtatatcttttgaaaattctgACGATGCGTATCGATTCAAAAGGAACTATCATGGTTTGTTAGCAAAAGAGTTACTGAATCTGCCGAAAAGTGAGGGGGCAATTGACGACGCGACCGAGACGGGCTCCGACATGGACACTTCGAAAGTGTTAGTCGATTACTTGAGCGAATGA
- the MRPL9 gene encoding mitochondrial 54S ribosomal protein uL3m (similar to Saccharomyces cerevisiae MRPL9 (YGR220C); ancestral locus Anc_5.110): protein MSKFLQGSILNISKRSIRYSSTRPFLVAPSIANSIKTEAPPINRSPEVANARKWLPKRCGLITRKKGMMPYFDKSTGERTAATILEVNNVEVIMHRTPEANGYFACQVGYGSKHLSKVSRQMLGHFSSKVVNPKEYVAEFRVENEKGLLSPGTLLKPSFFKEGQYVDIRSVSKGKGFTGVMKRYGFKGLRASHGTSIMHRHGGSYGQNQDPGRVLPGRKMPGHMGNDNVTIQNVKILKVDDENSVIWVRGSVAGSKNTFVKIQDAIKKT, encoded by the coding sequence ATGTCGAAATTCCTGCAAGGGTCGATACTCAATATATCGAAGCGTTCTATCAGATACTCTTCTACTAGACCTTTTCTGGTGGCTCCCAGCATAGCTAACAGTATAAAAACCGAGGCTCCACCGATCAATCGCTCACCTGAAGTGGCAAATGCAAGGAAATGGTTGCCGAAAAGATGCGGTTTGATAACTCGCAAAAAGGGGATGATGCCATATTTTGATAAGTCTACAGGTGAGAGGACCGCCGCCACCATATTAGAAGTTAACAACGTTGAAGTTATAATGCATAGAACTCCAGAAGCCAACGGGTATTTTGCATGTCAAGTTGGGTATGGTTCGAAGCATCTATCCAAAGTAAGTAGGCAAATGCTAGgtcatttttcttccaaagtcGTCAATCCGAAAGAATATGTAGCAGAATTTAGAGTAGAAAACGAAAAGGGATTATTATCACCTGGCACCTTATTGAAgccatcttttttcaaagaaggaCAGTACGTTGATATCAGGTCAGTTAGTAAAGGTAAGGGATTTACCGGTGTGATGAAAAGATACGGATTTAAGGGTTTGAGAGCATCTCATGGTACATCTATTATGCACAGACATGGTGGTTCTTATGGTCAAAACCAAGATCCAGGTAGAGTGCTACCTGGCAGGAAAATGCCTGGCCATATGGGTAACGACAATGTGACTATTCAAAATGTCAAAATTCTGAaagttgatgatgaaaatagTGTCATTTGGGTCAGGGGTTCTGTTGCGGGATCTAAAAATACATTCGTTAAAATTCAGGATGCAATCAAAAAGACTTGA